In Kiritimatiellales bacterium, a single genomic region encodes these proteins:
- a CDS encoding DUF2062 domain-containing protein, translating to MVLPEKNEKRTRSIRDYLRIAVYQHATPEQIALGFCIGLFVGLSPLFGVQMMLAFLLALALRGSKISAMITVWITNPLTALPVYSFTYWIGSHILKSPVNEKPLRRFLSYCIHHLTWENYDEARTILYEALQLGRGILPPLFLGGFIVALACSLIGYPLVIFAVHRFRTARSMRIQKKKLHIKPSVQSGDTPRDTFTKLDHSL from the coding sequence ATGGTACTGCCGGAAAAAAATGAAAAACGTACGCGCAGCATCAGAGATTATCTGCGCATTGCCGTTTATCAGCATGCGACGCCGGAGCAGATTGCGCTCGGCTTCTGTATCGGACTGTTTGTCGGACTTTCGCCGTTGTTCGGCGTGCAGATGATGCTGGCATTTCTGCTGGCACTGGCACTGCGCGGCAGTAAAATTTCGGCGATGATCACCGTGTGGATTACGAATCCGCTGACTGCGTTGCCGGTGTATTCGTTCACCTACTGGATCGGGTCACATATTCTAAAATCACCGGTCAATGAAAAACCGCTGCGCCGGTTTCTGAGCTACTGCATACATCATCTGACGTGGGAAAATTATGATGAAGCACGCACCATACTGTATGAAGCGCTGCAGCTGGGGCGCGGTATTCTGCCGCCGCTGTTTCTCGGTGGATTCATCGTTGCGCTTGCCTGTTCACTGATCGGCTATCCGCTCGTCATTTTTGCCGTACACCGTTTCCGCACCGCACGCAGTATGCGGATTCAAAAAAAGAAACTGCATATCAAACCTTCTGTTCAGTCCGGTGATACCCCGCGCGACACGTTCACAAAACTGGATCATTCACTTTAA
- a CDS encoding trypsin-like peptidase domain-containing protein, with protein MRKLISGIAVFIFVIIQSSSAVDARQAIVKIYTTYSSPFYYTPWNMSGPMTKTGSGCVIAGEKILTNAHIVSDETFIQVRRYGDARRFRAHVLFVSHMADLALLAVEDETFFDGIEPLEIGGLPETQAEVTVLGFPTGGDMLSTTKGVISRIEHQSYVHSSFAFLAGQIDAAINPGNSGGPVLSDGKIVGVVMQGLPSADNIGYMVPSPVIKHFFTDIADGRFDGIPDLGLRTAKMENPDLKRKYGMTPEMTGVLVQYIVPGSACAGILKTGDVIFEIDGLPVADDGTIEFRPNERTSFSYPAELCQVGGTIPLNIFRAGKALDVTIHFTRAVDSEVLVVREQYDVQPDYYIFGGAVFVPLTKNYLHSWNDWYAKAPKNLVYALQYQDRIEEDEQVLVLIRMLADDVNIGYHSWNNWIVESVNGMRVKNMKELIAAVEQSTGEFIIFADSRNSEIVLDREKAKAAAAGILQRYRIPADRSGNLK; from the coding sequence ATGAGAAAGCTGATTTCAGGAATTGCGGTATTTATTTTTGTAATAATCCAAAGCTCCAGTGCGGTGGATGCGCGTCAGGCGATTGTAAAAATATATACAACCTATTCATCGCCATTTTATTATACGCCGTGGAATATGTCCGGTCCGATGACAAAAACCGGTTCCGGCTGCGTAATCGCCGGGGAAAAAATTCTGACGAATGCGCACATTGTCAGCGACGAAACATTTATTCAGGTGCGGCGCTACGGCGATGCGCGCCGGTTTCGTGCGCACGTTCTGTTTGTTTCACACATGGCCGACCTCGCGCTGCTGGCGGTGGAGGATGAAACATTTTTTGACGGTATTGAGCCGCTGGAAATCGGCGGACTGCCGGAAACACAGGCGGAAGTGACGGTGCTCGGGTTCCCAACCGGCGGTGATATGCTCAGTACAACGAAGGGTGTAATTTCACGCATTGAGCACCAGAGTTATGTGCACAGTTCGTTCGCATTTCTCGCCGGTCAGATTGATGCAGCCATTAATCCTGGAAATTCCGGCGGACCGGTTTTGTCGGATGGAAAAATTGTCGGCGTGGTGATGCAGGGACTGCCATCTGCTGACAATATCGGCTACATGGTTCCGTCGCCGGTCATTAAACATTTCTTTACCGACATTGCCGACGGCCGGTTTGACGGTATCCCTGATCTCGGCCTTCGCACCGCCAAGATGGAGAATCCGGATTTAAAACGGAAATACGGCATGACGCCGGAAATGACCGGCGTGCTTGTGCAATATATTGTGCCCGGTTCGGCATGTGCCGGAATTTTAAAAACCGGCGATGTGATTTTTGAGATTGATGGGCTGCCGGTGGCCGACGACGGAACGATTGAGTTCCGCCCAAACGAACGGACCTCATTTTCGTATCCGGCAGAACTTTGTCAGGTGGGTGGAACGATACCGCTGAATATATTCCGTGCCGGCAAAGCACTGGATGTTACGATTCACTTTACACGCGCAGTTGATTCTGAAGTTCTCGTTGTGCGCGAGCAGTACGACGTTCAGCCGGACTATTATATTTTCGGCGGTGCAGTGTTTGTTCCGCTTACCAAAAATTATTTGCATTCATGGAATGACTGGTATGCCAAAGCGCCGAAAAATCTGGTGTACGCTTTGCAATATCAGGATCGTATTGAAGAGGACGAACAGGTGCTGGTTCTTATTCGCATGCTCGCTGACGACGTAAATATCGGCTATCACAGCTGGAACAACTGGATTGTCGAATCCGTTAACGGTATGCGTGTTAAAAACATGAAAGAACTCATCGCTGCCGTCGAGCAGAGCACCGGTGAATTCATTATATTTGCCGACAGCCGCAACAGCGAAATTGTACTCGACCGGGAGAAAGCCAAAGCCGCTGCTGCCGGCATTCTGCAACGTTACCGGATTCCTGCCGACCGCTCTGGAAATTTAAAGTGA
- a CDS encoding IS30 family transposase produces MNQEERIQIEVLLRGGATALHIAELLGRSERTIRRERRRGWLTYRTGRDSAEERYNAVRGQTVYEQRRRKPASAAVDPQLAAFLVEQITVKRCSPAVAAYRMKDEPYAVCMKTIYNLIDHGRVPGVSHESLWEKRMRKRRYRPVQRIRKRAVTPGHSITDRPPAVETRTEFGHWEIDLIVSGKGALLSLTERKTRRLILRKLRNRSQAAVIGVLNDIERQTGAEAFRCIFKSITSDNGGELLDYAGMERSAVTGNRTHLYYAHPYSAWERGGNENTNRFIRRFIPKGRKLGRISRKLLHEIERWINTYPRKILNFETAEERFNQEIAA; encoded by the coding sequence TTGAACCAGGAAGAACGCATTCAGATTGAAGTGCTGTTGCGCGGCGGCGCAACAGCACTTCACATTGCCGAGTTGCTGGGGCGGTCGGAACGTACCATCCGGCGGGAACGGCGGCGCGGCTGGCTGACCTATCGTACCGGACGCGATTCTGCCGAAGAGCGTTATAATGCGGTACGGGGGCAGACGGTGTATGAACAGCGACGCAGAAAACCGGCGTCCGCCGCTGTCGATCCGCAGCTGGCGGCGTTTCTGGTGGAGCAGATTACGGTGAAGCGGTGTTCTCCGGCAGTGGCGGCATACCGGATGAAAGATGAGCCCTATGCAGTCTGTATGAAGACGATTTATAATCTGATTGATCACGGCAGGGTTCCCGGGGTGAGCCATGAATCGTTGTGGGAAAAGAGAATGCGTAAACGCCGGTACCGCCCGGTGCAGCGCATCCGTAAGCGCGCGGTGACTCCGGGACACAGTATTACGGACCGGCCGCCGGCGGTTGAAACCCGGACTGAGTTCGGTCATTGGGAAATCGACCTGATCGTCAGCGGGAAAGGCGCACTGCTTTCATTAACCGAACGCAAAACCCGGCGGTTGATCCTGCGGAAACTGAGAAACCGGAGTCAGGCGGCGGTGATTGGTGTACTCAATGACATCGAGCGACAGACGGGAGCTGAGGCGTTCCGGTGTATATTTAAAAGCATCACTTCGGACAACGGAGGAGAACTGCTTGATTATGCCGGAATGGAACGTTCCGCCGTCACCGGAAATCGGACGCATCTGTATTATGCCCATCCGTACAGTGCGTGGGAACGCGGCGGCAATGAGAATACCAACCGGTTCATCCGGCGGTTTATTCCAAAAGGAAGAAAACTGGGACGCATCAGCAGAAAACTGCTTCATGAAATCGAACGATGGATTAACACCTATCCACGTAAGATCCTGAATTTTGAAACAGCGGAAGAACGGTTCAACCAGGAAATCGCGGCATGA
- a CDS encoding LacI family DNA-binding transcriptional regulator: MSRPTIYTIARQCGVSHATVSLALRNSSLVAEKTRKRIQAVADEVGFRPNRLALSLKTGKSRVIGFVLPNFTYPFYSLIAEYVFQEVSLLGYQVQFVLSGSDVNQESDAIVECMDARVDGVIIFSVIPTREKIPRGHALRMIQKKNIPCVTGNYVLGFPGVSLDHHQASLLATRHLLELGYEDIRLLQLGGDKGAPVIRHSASEQSIEGFRQALKEKGIKYDASMLMSRAIRHEEIVRTLPSGSDANRVMFIEYGQYEALGVEMAEQALAEKKGRMGIVFGHDAMACAVWRYCINKGIRIPQDVGLVGRGDILTYMMPLTTIGWDYKEQARRLVSLLVNDVDSSGKNEFVRLEPYLAVRESTG, translated from the coding sequence ATGAGCAGACCGACGATCTATACAATTGCCAGGCAATGCGGTGTTTCGCATGCGACAGTTTCTCTGGCGCTCCGGAACAGCTCTCTCGTCGCAGAAAAGACCCGGAAACGGATTCAGGCGGTGGCCGATGAGGTTGGATTCCGTCCGAACCGACTGGCGCTCAGTTTAAAAACAGGCAAAAGCAGAGTGATCGGATTTGTGCTGCCGAACTTTACCTATCCTTTTTATTCCTTAATCGCAGAATACGTTTTTCAGGAAGTGTCCCTCTTAGGATATCAGGTTCAGTTCGTGTTGAGCGGAAGCGATGTCAATCAGGAGTCCGATGCCATTGTTGAGTGTATGGACGCCAGGGTTGACGGAGTTATTATCTTCAGCGTGATTCCAACCAGAGAAAAAATTCCGCGCGGGCATGCGCTGCGAATGATTCAGAAAAAAAATATCCCATGCGTTACCGGTAACTATGTACTCGGGTTTCCTGGAGTTTCTTTGGATCACCATCAGGCATCGTTACTGGCAACCCGTCATCTGCTTGAACTGGGATATGAGGATATCCGGCTGTTGCAGCTCGGCGGAGATAAAGGGGCGCCGGTAATTCGTCACTCTGCATCTGAACAGTCTATTGAGGGCTTCCGGCAGGCATTAAAAGAAAAAGGCATCAAATATGATGCGTCAATGCTGATGTCACGGGCCATCAGGCATGAGGAAATAGTGAGAACTCTGCCTTCCGGCAGCGATGCGAACAGGGTGATGTTTATTGAATACGGACAGTATGAAGCGCTCGGAGTTGAAATGGCAGAACAGGCACTGGCAGAAAAAAAAGGACGGATGGGAATTGTCTTCGGCCACGATGCCATGGCCTGTGCCGTCTGGCGCTACTGTATAAATAAAGGGATTCGCATCCCTCAGGATGTCGGGCTGGTCGGACGCGGCGACATATTAACCTATATGATGCCTCTTACGACAATTGGATGGGACTATAAAGAACAGGCGCGCCGGCTGGTTTCTCTACTCGTCAATGACGTTGATTCATCCGGTAAAAATGAATTTGTCCGGCTTGAACCTTATCTTGCTGTAAGGGAATCAACCGGGTGA